GCACCTCCATGGAGGGCCGCTTGCGCGGCCGGGATACGTGGCTGGCGCGCAGGTCGCGCCGAATGAGATGGCGCAGGGTCGCGCCGGAATAAGGTTCGCGGCTCGGGCGCCGCTTGGTCTGTCCTGCGGCTCAGGCGCCGCTGACGTCCGCGCCGAACTTCTTCAGCGTCTCGGCGCGGGTGTATTTCGGGTGGTCCCCGGTGAGCCCCCAGCTGTCCGGCTTCTCGTCCGAGAAGATCTCGCTCTTCATCTCGAACCCGTTGCCGTCATCCAGAAGCCCGAGGCAGACCTCGTAGCCCCCTGCCCCGTCGACGCCCTTGTCGTAGCGGTACCAGAGCACCGAGCCGCAGGTGCCGCAGAAGTGGCGCGAGGCCCAGCTCGAGCTGCGGAAGCTGCGGATCGCCTCGGCCCCCTCGATCTGCATCGCCGCCTCGTCGACGTTCACCGCGAAAAGCGCCGATCCCGCCCAGCGGCGGCACTGCTCGCAGTGGCACACGCCGAAACTGCCGAACCCGGTCACGGTGAAGCGCACCGCGCCGCAAAGGCATTGTCCGGTCTTCTGCGTCATGCACCGCTCCTTTCTCGGCGAGGGTCAGCGCTGCTGACCTGCCCTCGGGGCCTTGTTTCGGGGGATGCACGCCCCATGCGCATATCCTGTGCATGGGATGTGCATGATATCTGCCGGGCTCACTCGGCGGCGATCGCCGCCAGCTTGTCGAGGTCCTTCAGCACGTGCTCGGCGCAGTCGCGGCCGTCGCGGATCGCCCAGACCACCAGCGACGCACCGCGCACGATGTCGCCCACGGCATAGACGCCCGGCAGCGCGGTCCGGCCCGAGGTGAACTCGGCCTTCACCGTGCCCCAGCGGGTGACTTCCAGCTCCGGCGCGCCCCAGAGCGTCTGCAGCTCCTCGGGCTCGAAGCCGAGCGCCTTGATCACCAGGTCGGCGGGCTCGTCGTAGTCCGAGCCGTCGATCAGCTCGGGCGACTGGCGGCCGGTGGAGTCGGGCAGGCCGAGGCGCATCTTCTGGACGATGACGGCCTCGACCGCCGCGTCGCCCTTGAAGCCCTTCGGCGCGGTCAGCCACTCGAACTGCACGCCCTCTTCCTCGGCGTTCGCGGTCTCGCGCTGCGAGCCGGGCATGTTGGCGCGGTCGCGGCGATAGAGGCACTTCACGCTCTCGGCGCCCTGGCGGATCGCGGTGCGCAGGCAGTCCATGGCGGTGTCGCCGCCGCCGATGACCACGACGCGCTTGCCCTTGGCGTTGAGCTCGCCGCTCTCGTACTCGGGCACGCTGTCGCCGAAGTTGGCGGTGCGGTTCGAGGCGGTGAGGTAGTCGATCGCCTTGACGATGCCCTTGGCATCGGCGCCCGGGCCGCGCAGGTCGCGCGACTTGTAGACGCCGGTGGCGATGATCACCGCGTCATGCTTGTCGCGGATCTCGTCGAAGGAGATGTCCTGGCCGACGTTGCAGTTGAAGACGAAGCGCACGCCGCCGTCCTCGAGCTGCTTGATGCGGCGCATCACCACGTCCTTCTCGAGCTTGAAGCCCGGGATGCCGTAGGTCAGCAACCCGCCGCCACGGTCGTAGCGGTCATAGACGACAACCTGCACGCCGGCGCGGCGCAGCATGTCGGCCGCGGCAAGCCCGCCCGGGCCCGCGCCGATGATGCCGGCGCTCTCGGCGCGCTCGACCACCGGGGCGGCGGGCTTCACCCAGCCCTGCTCCCAGGCGGTGTCGGTGATGTATTTTTCGACAGAGCCGATGGTCACAGTGCCGTGACCGGACTGCTCGATCACGCAGTTGCCCTCGCACAGACGGTCCTGCGGGCAGATGCGGCCGCAGATCTCAGGGAAGGTGTTGGTCGCCTGGCTGATCTCGTAGGCTTCCTGCAGACGGCCGGTCGCGGTGAGGTTCAGCCAGTCGGGGATGTTGTTGTGCAGCGGGCAATGGGACTGGCAGTAGGGCACGCCGCACTGGCTGCAGCGGCTCGCCTGCTCCTCGGCCTTGGCCTTTGCAAACTCAGCATAAATTTCGTCGAAGTCGTGGCTGCGTACACTCGCCTCCCGCTTCTCGGGCATGTCGCGCTCGATCTTCACGAATTTCAGCATGGGTTGCTTTGCCATGATGCCTTGTCTCCAAGCAAATCAATCGGTCGCGTCTCCTTACTTAAAGTCGAAACCGAATAAAAGTCACACATGCTGACCTATATTGAGAAAAATTCGGCCGGAAGCCGCGCGCGACCCTCAAGTTGATCAAAAAATAGGTCCGAAACCGGACCAATTTCGCGCTTTCCCCCTGAAAACCAAGGGCCTATAGCGAGAGGGGCCATTATACCGGAGACCAGCATAAATGCCCCTGTCTCAACTGATTATTCTCGCTCTCATCCAGGGTATCACCGAGTTTCTGCCGATTTCCTCATCAGGTCACCTGATTCTCCTGCCCAGCCTGACCGGCATGCAGGACCAGGGCCAGGTGATCGACGTGGCGGTGCACGTCGGCACGCTCTTCGCGGTCGTGCTCTACTTCTGGTCGGACGTGCGCGACGGCATCGCCGGCATCCCGCGCATGCTGACCGGCCGGATCGACACCCCCGGCTCCAGGCTCGCCTTCCTGCTCGCCGTCGCCACGGTGCCGGTGATCCTCGTCGGGCTCATCCTCAACCTCACCGGCCTTTCGGACATGATGCGCTCGCCCGCGGTGATCGGCTGGACCATGCTGGTCTTCGGCATCGTGCTCTGGTGGGCCGACCAGAAGGGCCCGCAGGAGAAGACCGAGGCCGACTGGAACCTGCCCGACGCGATCAAGCTCGGCCTCTGGCAGGCGGTGGCGCTGATTCCCGGCACCTCGCGCTCGGGCATCACCATCACCGGCGCGCGGCAGATGGGCTACAGGCGCCATGACGCGGCAAAGATCTCGATGCTCATGTCGATCCCGACCATCCTCGCCTCGGGCATCCTGCTCGGCGCCGAGGTGATCGGCAGCGCCGACGCGCAGGCCGCCAGGGACGGCGCCATCGCCGCCGGATTCGCCTTCGTCTCGGCACTGCTCGCGCTGACGCTGATGATGCGCCTGCTGCGCTCGGTGAGCTTCACCCCCTACGTGATCTACCGGGTGATCCTCGGGCTTTTCCTGCTCTTCTACGTCTACGTGCTCGGCGCGCCGGCCGCCTGACGGCCGCCGGACATGGAAAGGCCCCGGAGTTCGGGGAAACTCCGGGGCCGTTGATCTGCCCGGGACCGGCGGGGGAGCCGGCAGGGACAGTAATGGGGCAGTCAACCTCGCTCGTCTTCACAGCTGCGCGACGGTGCGATAAGTGCAGCTAAATCAGGGATTTCGGGCTTTGCAACGCGGGGTTTGCATTCGCGCGGATTCCCGCCGTAGGCGAGTCGCCCGACCGGCAAGAAACTGCCGATACGTAAAGTCAGACCCGGTGGTAGGGACTGCCCGAAAGAATTGACGCGGCGCGGTAGAGCTGCTCCGAGAGCATGACCCGCACCAGCATGTGCGGCCAGACCATCTGTCCGAAGGAAAGTGCAAGGTCCGCCTCGGCGCGCAGGCCGGGATCGATTCCATCCGCGCCGCCGATCACGAAGGCCAGGTCCCCCAGCCCGCCGTCGCGCAGATCGCCAAGCTGGCGCGCGAAATCCGGCGAGCTCGTCACCCGGCCGCGCTCGTCGAGGATGCAGAGCCGGGCCCCCGCGGGAATCGCCTTGCGCAGCAGCGCGGCCTCGGCGGCCATGCCGCCGCCCTTGCGGTCCTCGACCTCGGTCACCGTCACCGGACCCAGCCCCAGCGCCCGACCTGTCCGGTCGAAGCGCTTGAGATAATCGTCAATCAGGTCGCGCTCGGGGCCAGACCGCAGCCGGCCCACGACGCAGAGATGCACGCGCATGAGCGCTCCCTAGTCAGGTCGCGCTCTGGGTCACCTTGCCCAGCGGCATCCACATCTTCTCGAGCTGGTAGAACTCGCGCACTTCCGGGCGGAACACGTGGACGATCACGTCGCCCGCGTCGATCAGCACCCAGTCGCCGGTCTCCTCGCCCTCGGTCTTCGAGGGAATGCCCAGCTCGTGTTTCAGATCCTCGGCGAGCTTCTGCGCGATCGAGGCCACCTGCCGCGAGGAACGTCCCGAGCAGATCACCATATGATCGCAGACGGAGGTCTTGCCGCGCAGGTCGATCTGCACGGTTTCTTCCGCCTTGTTGTCGTCGAGAGACTTGAGGACCGCAGCAAGGACATCCTCGCTCGTGACCCCGGTGTGGGTGAGCCCCGTCATGGGCATCCCCGCATCTGCGGCGCCGGCCGCATCGGCAGTAAGTGACAGGACATTGTCCTCCTTGATTGCACGCGCCGAATGTGACCCCGGCGCCGGGCCCTTTAAAGATAGCATCGCAGAGGGGTTTTCTCAACGTTGCGGCGAAAGATCGCCCTTTATCCGGGACAGCCGCCTGATTCAACGGTCAAAACACAGGGGCCCTCGGCGCCGACTCGGCCCCGCCCCGCCGCCGCGCTGCCAGCACGGTCGCGCCATGCGTACTTTTGAAGAGAAGAAGCAGGGGCCCTGCCCTTCTTCTCTTTCCAAATACGCGGCGCGGCGCCTCCGCGGGCGGGGCGGCCCGGCAGGCGCGCGGCGCCGGAACGGGCTTGCCAAGCGCCGCGCCCGCTGCGCAACCTGCCGCGCAACAAGGAGTTTTGCCATGATCGCCATCATCTTCGAGGTCGTCCCCGCGGAGGGCCGCAAGCAGGACTACCTCGACATCGCCGCCGCCATGCGCCCGATGGTCGAGGAGGTCGAGGGCTTCCTCTCGGTCGAGCGCTTCCAGAGCCTCACCAACCCCGACAAGCTGCTCTCGATCAGCTTCTTCGAGGACGAGGCGGCGGTGCAGCGCTGGCGGACCCTCGCCGCGCATCGCGGCGCGCAGAAGGCCGGGCGCGAGGGAATCTTCGCGGGCTACCGGCTCAAGGTCTGCCAGGTGCTGCGCGACTACGGCATGGACGACCGCGCCGAGGCGCCGCGGGACAGCCTCGCCGAGCACGGCTGAAACGCAAGACGCGGGCCCGAAGGCCCGCGTTTCCAACCCGGGACGCCGGGGCTCAGATGCCCGACTTGATGATCGCTTCCGCGAGGATCGGCACGGTGGTCCTGTTCAGCCCCGCGATGTTCAGGCGCGAGTCGCCCACCATGTAGATGCCGTGGTCGCGGCGCAGCGTCTCGACCTGGTCGGGGCTGGCCCCGAGGCGCGAGAACATGCCGCGGTGCTGGGCGATGAAGCCGAAGCGGTCCGAGCCCGCGAGGCGCTGCAGCTCCGAGGCCAGCTGCTCGCGCAGCCCCAGCATCGACAGGCGCACCTCTTCCAGCTCGGCGGCCCAGTCGGCGCGCAGCTCGGGATCGGTCAGCACCATGGTCACCAGCCGCGCGCCGTGATCCGGCGGGAAGGAGTAGTTCTGGCGGTTGAGGTAGTTCAGCGTGCCCTGGTTCAGCGTCTTGGCCGAGGCGTCGTTGCTGACCGCCATCAGGAGGCCGGTGCGCTCACGGTAGATGCCGAAGTTCTTCGAGCAGGAGGCGGCGATCAGGCACTCGGGCACCGAGGAGGCGACAAGGCGCACGCCCGCCGCGTCTTCCTCGAGACCGTCACCGAAGCCCTGGTAGGCGATGTCGATCATCGGCGTGCCCTGCTTCTCGAGCAGCAGGTCGACCACGGCCTTCCACTGCGAGATGTTCAGGTTCGCGCCGGTCGGGTTGTGGCAGCAGCCGTGCAGCAGCACCACGTCGCCCGGCAGCACCTGCTGCAGGTCGGCGATCATGCCCACGAAGTCCACGCCGCGGGTCTCGGCGTCGAAGTAGCGGTAGGAGACGACCTCGAGCCCCATGTGCTTGAGGATCGACAGGTGGTTCGGCCAGGTCGGATCCGAGACGAAGACGCGCGCCCTGGGGTTGGCCATCTTGATCATGTCGAAGGCCTGGCGCACCGCGCCGGTGCCGCCCGGGGTCGCGGCCGCCGCCACGTTCTCGAACGGAACCGCGTCGCCCAGCACCAGCTTGCCCAGCGCCTCGGCAAAGGCCGGATCGCCGGCGAGGCCGGTATAGGACTTGGTGGTCTCACTCTCCCAGAGCTGCTTTTCCGCCGCCTTGATGGCGCGCATGACCGGCGTGTTGCCGCTGGCGTCCTTGTAGACGCCGACCC
The window above is part of the Salipiger sp. H15 genome. Proteins encoded here:
- the rsfS gene encoding ribosome silencing factor, with amino-acid sequence MTGLTHTGVTSEDVLAAVLKSLDDNKAEETVQIDLRGKTSVCDHMVICSGRSSRQVASIAQKLAEDLKHELGIPSKTEGEETGDWVLIDAGDVIVHVFRPEVREFYQLEKMWMPLGKVTQSAT
- a CDS encoding undecaprenyl-diphosphate phosphatase: MPLSQLIILALIQGITEFLPISSSGHLILLPSLTGMQDQGQVIDVAVHVGTLFAVVLYFWSDVRDGIAGIPRMLTGRIDTPGSRLAFLLAVATVPVILVGLILNLTGLSDMMRSPAVIGWTMLVFGIVLWWADQKGPQEKTEADWNLPDAIKLGLWQAVALIPGTSRSGITITGARQMGYRRHDAAKISMLMSIPTILASGILLGAEVIGSADAQAARDGAIAAGFAFVSALLALTLMMRLLRSVSFTPYVIYRVILGLFLLFYVYVLGAPAA
- a CDS encoding antibiotic biosynthesis monooxygenase produces the protein MIAIIFEVVPAEGRKQDYLDIAAAMRPMVEEVEGFLSVERFQSLTNPDKLLSISFFEDEAAVQRWRTLAAHRGAQKAGREGIFAGYRLKVCQVLRDYGMDDRAEAPRDSLAEHG
- the rlmH gene encoding 23S rRNA (pseudouridine(1915)-N(3))-methyltransferase RlmH, whose protein sequence is MRVHLCVVGRLRSGPERDLIDDYLKRFDRTGRALGLGPVTVTEVEDRKGGGMAAEAALLRKAIPAGARLCILDERGRVTSSPDFARQLGDLRDGGLGDLAFVIGGADGIDPGLRAEADLALSFGQMVWPHMLVRVMLSEQLYRAASILSGSPYHRV
- a CDS encoding NAD(P)-dependent oxidoreductase, with the translated sequence MAKQPMLKFVKIERDMPEKREASVRSHDFDEIYAEFAKAKAEEQASRCSQCGVPYCQSHCPLHNNIPDWLNLTATGRLQEAYEISQATNTFPEICGRICPQDRLCEGNCVIEQSGHGTVTIGSVEKYITDTAWEQGWVKPAAPVVERAESAGIIGAGPGGLAAADMLRRAGVQVVVYDRYDRGGGLLTYGIPGFKLEKDVVMRRIKQLEDGGVRFVFNCNVGQDISFDEIRDKHDAVIIATGVYKSRDLRGPGADAKGIVKAIDYLTASNRTANFGDSVPEYESGELNAKGKRVVVIGGGDTAMDCLRTAIRQGAESVKCLYRRDRANMPGSQRETANAEEEGVQFEWLTAPKGFKGDAAVEAVIVQKMRLGLPDSTGRQSPELIDGSDYDEPADLVIKALGFEPEELQTLWGAPELEVTRWGTVKAEFTSGRTALPGVYAVGDIVRGASLVVWAIRDGRDCAEHVLKDLDKLAAIAAE
- a CDS encoding GFA family protein, translating into MTQKTGQCLCGAVRFTVTGFGSFGVCHCEQCRRWAGSALFAVNVDEAAMQIEGAEAIRSFRSSSWASRHFCGTCGSVLWYRYDKGVDGAGGYEVCLGLLDDGNGFEMKSEIFSDEKPDSWGLTGDHPKYTRAETLKKFGADVSGA
- a CDS encoding amino acid aminotransferase is translated as MFETLKEQPADKILMLMQAYKEDPRTQKIDLGVGVYKDASGNTPVMRAIKAAEKQLWESETTKSYTGLAGDPAFAEALGKLVLGDAVPFENVAAAATPGGTGAVRQAFDMIKMANPRARVFVSDPTWPNHLSILKHMGLEVVSYRYFDAETRGVDFVGMIADLQQVLPGDVVLLHGCCHNPTGANLNISQWKAVVDLLLEKQGTPMIDIAYQGFGDGLEEDAAGVRLVASSVPECLIAASCSKNFGIYRERTGLLMAVSNDASAKTLNQGTLNYLNRQNYSFPPDHGARLVTMVLTDPELRADWAAELEEVRLSMLGLREQLASELQRLAGSDRFGFIAQHRGMFSRLGASPDQVETLRRDHGIYMVGDSRLNIAGLNRTTVPILAEAIIKSGI